From the Spiroplasma chrysopicola DF-1 genome, one window contains:
- the topA gene encoding type I DNA topoisomerase: MKYLVVLESPNKISKVKSYLEKVFPQHSFLVKASMGHITELVIKNEKYPLGIELDTMTPIFNVVENKKDTIKQLISFANEVDKVILATDPDREGEAIAWHLQEQLKCQNKTIRLTFNEITEKAIENAFSNPGQLDYQLVNAQQSRQMIDRIMGFKLSNLLQKAENLKSAGRVQSVALKLIVDTELERKEHNKLEYWTIKQEYKDKNEIELYLDQDGKEIVKDKVLNSQEKAEQVLSKITNNLVVKEIIETEFNKNIYNAYTTSGILQDANIDLNYSSEKTTNLLQHLFENGYITYPRTDSTRLNDDFVVAVHKFIATNYGQEYVGQYKLGKNKDNVQDAHEAIRPTNINLTLDKAKKEISNHDEFKLYELIYNNTLYALMANETGVKYKVLFSNNGYTFKLNFKKYHFTSYYDLQEIVLDNFNYHFKVGEMITLESKWLAEQNFTKPSSRYTEHSLIKKLEIKGVGRPSTYATIMKTLINREYIKFDKKSIYPTDDGIKAHNLLQKYFSNIINEKYTADMEKVLDRIADGEINHIEFLKLFYNNFILDFNNATNMIFKDSVKCTKCDVGYIIQRKNYKGNYFKTCNNFPACKNIVS; the protein is encoded by the coding sequence TTGAAATATTTAGTAGTGTTAGAATCACCTAACAAAATATCCAAAGTAAAATCTTATCTAGAAAAAGTATTTCCTCAGCATAGTTTTCTTGTAAAGGCCTCAATGGGTCATATTACAGAATTAGTGATAAAAAATGAAAAGTATCCATTGGGAATAGAATTAGATACTATGACTCCAATATTTAATGTTGTGGAAAACAAAAAAGATACTATAAAACAATTAATTAGTTTCGCCAATGAAGTTGATAAAGTTATTTTAGCAACTGACCCCGATCGAGAAGGAGAAGCTATAGCATGGCATTTACAAGAGCAATTAAAATGTCAAAATAAAACAATTAGATTAACTTTTAATGAAATTACAGAAAAAGCAATTGAAAATGCTTTTAGTAATCCAGGGCAATTAGATTATCAATTAGTTAATGCTCAACAATCACGACAAATGATTGACCGTATTATGGGGTTTAAATTATCTAATTTATTACAAAAAGCAGAAAATTTAAAATCTGCTGGGAGAGTTCAATCAGTAGCTTTAAAGTTAATTGTAGATACTGAGTTAGAAAGAAAAGAACACAATAAGTTAGAGTACTGAACTATTAAACAAGAATATAAAGATAAAAACGAAATTGAATTATATTTAGATCAAGATGGTAAAGAAATTGTGAAAGATAAAGTTCTTAATTCACAAGAAAAAGCAGAACAAGTTTTATCTAAAATTACTAATAATCTAGTTGTAAAGGAAATCATTGAAACCGAATTCAACAAAAATATTTATAACGCATATACAACATCAGGTATTTTACAAGATGCAAATATAGATCTAAATTATTCTAGTGAAAAAACAACAAATCTATTGCAACATTTATTCGAAAATGGATATATTACCTATCCACGAACAGACTCTACAAGACTTAATGATGATTTTGTAGTAGCAGTACATAAATTTATTGCGACAAATTATGGCCAAGAATATGTTGGTCAATATAAACTCGGTAAGAATAAAGATAATGTGCAAGATGCTCATGAAGCAATTCGGCCAACAAATATTAATTTAACACTAGATAAAGCTAAAAAAGAAATTAGTAATCATGATGAGTTTAAATTATATGAATTAATTTATAATAATACCTTATATGCTTTAATGGCAAATGAAACTGGTGTTAAATATAAAGTATTATTTTCTAATAACGGATATACTTTTAAATTAAATTTTAAAAAATATCACTTTACTAGTTATTATGATTTACAAGAAATTGTTTTAGATAATTTTAATTATCATTTTAAAGTTGGAGAAATGATAACTTTAGAATCAAAATGATTAGCTGAACAAAATTTTACAAAACCTAGTTCAAGATATACAGAACATTCTTTAATTAAAAAACTTGAAATTAAAGGTGTCGGAAGACCTTCAACATATGCCACAATTATGAAAACCTTAATTAATCGTGAATATATTAAATTTGATAAGAAAAGTATTTATCCTACTGATGATGGTATTAAAGCTCATAATTTATTGCAAAAATATTTTTCAAATATTATTAATGAAAAGTATACGGCTGATATGGAAAAAGTTTTGGACAGAATTGCAGATGGAGAAATTAATCATATTGAATTTCTAAAATTATTTTATAATAACTTTATTTTAGATTTTAATAATGCAACTAACATGATATTTAAAGATTCAGTTAAATGTACTAAATGCGATGTTGGTTATATTATTCAGCGCAAAAATTACAAAGGTAATTATTTCAAAACATGTAATAACTTTCCGGCTTGCAAAAATATCGTAAGTTAA